The sequence below is a genomic window from Thermus hydrothermalis.
CCGGTTACGAGCCGGAACCCACCACGTTAAGCCGCCAGGTTCCCATCTACCCCACCACGAGCTACGTCTTCCAAAGCCCCGAGCACGCCGCCGACCTCTTCGCCTTGCGGGCCTTTGGCAACATCTACTCCCGCATCATGAACCCCACGGTGGACGTGCTGGAAAAGCGCCTCGCCGCCCTAGAAGGGGGAAAGGCGGCGCTGGCCACGAGCAGCGGCCACGCCGCCCAGTTCCTCACCCTCACCACCCTGGCCCAGGCGGGGGACAACATCGTTTCCACCCCGAACCTCTACGGCGGCACCTTCAACCAGTTCAAGGTGACCCTGAAGCGCCTTGGGATTGAGGTGCGCTTCACCTCCCGCGAGGAGCGGCCGGAAGAGTTCTTGGCCCTCACCGACGAAAGGACGCGGGCCTGGTGGGTGGAGTCCGTGGGCAACCCCGCCCTGAACATCCCCGACCTCGAGGCCCTGGCCCAAGCGGCCCGGGAAGCCGGGGTGGCCCTCATCGTGGACAACACCTTCGGCATGGGGGGCTACCTCCTGAGGCCCCTGGAATGGGGGGCCGCCCTGGTCACCCACTCCCTCACCAAGTGGGTGGGGGGGCACGGGGCGGTGATCGCCGGAGGCCTTGTGGACGGGGGGAGCTTCCCCTGGGACAACGGCCGCTACCCCCTCCTCACCGAACCCCAGCCGGGCTACCACGGCCTGAGGCTCACGGAGGCCTTCGGCGAGCTCGCCTTCATCGTCAAGGCCCGGGTGGACGGCCTCCGGGACCAGGGGCAGGCCCTGGGCCCCTTTGAGGCCTGGGTGGTCCTTTTGGGGATGGAAACCCTCTCCCTGAGGGCCGAGCGCCACGTGGAGAACACCTTGCACCTGGCCCACTGGCTCAAGGAGCACCCCAAGGTGGCCTGGGTGAACTACCCGGGCCTCGAGGACCACCCCCACTACCCCAGGGCCCAGAAGTACTTCCGGGGCAAGCCCGGGGCGGTCCTCACCTTTGGCCTGAAGGAGGGGTACGAGGGGGCGAAGCGCTTCATCTCCCGGCTTAAGCTCATCTCCCACCTGGCCAACGTGGGGGACACCCGCACCCTGGCCATCCACCCCGCCTCCACCACCCACTCCCAGCTCTCCCCCGAGGAGCAGGCCTTGGCGGGGGTTTCCCCGGAGATGGTGCGGCTTAGCGTGGGCCTGGAGCACGTGGAGGACCTAAAGGCGGAGCTAGAGGAGGCCCTAGCATGAGCGAGATCACCCTCGAGGCCTGGGGGGACCACGAGGCCCTCCTCCTCAAGCCGCCCCGCTCCCCCCTCTCCATCCCCCCGCCCAAACCCCGCACCGCCGTCCTCTTCCCCAGGCGGGAAGGGTTTTACACGGAGCTTGGGGGCTTCCTGCCCGAGGTGCGCCTCCGCTTTGAAACCTACGGGAGGCTTTCCCGCAAGCGGGACAACGCCGTCCTCGTCTTCCACGCCCTCACGGGCAGCGCCCACCTGGCGGGAACCTACGATGAGGCCACCTTCCAAAGCCTCTCCCCCCTGGAGCAGGCCTTCGGCCGGGAGGGCTGGTGGGATAGCCTGGTGGGCCCAGGCCGCATCCTGGACCCCGCCCTCTACTACGTGGTCTCCGCCAACCACCTGGGAAGCTGCTACGGCTCCACCGGCCCCCTCTCCCTGGACCCCCGCACAGGGAGGCCCTACGGCAAGGACTTCCCCCCCCTCACCATCCGCGACCTGGCCCGGGTCCAGGCGAGGCTTTTGGACCACCTGGGGGTAGAAAGGGCCACGGTGATCGGGGGAAGCCTCGGGGGGATGGTGGCCTTGGAGTTCGCCCTCATGTACCCCGAGCGGGTGAAAAAGCTGGTGGTCCTGGCGGCCCCCGCCCGGCATGGGCCCTGGGCCCGGGCCTTCAACCACCTCGCCCGCCAGGCCATCCTGCAAGACCCCGAGTACCAGAAGGGCCATCCCGCCCCCAAGGGCATGGCCCTCGCCCGGGGCATCGCCATGATGAGCTACCGGGCCCCCGAGGGGTTTGAGGCCCGCTGGGGCGGGGAGCCGGAGCTTGGGGAAACCTACCTGGACCACCAGGGGGAGAAGTTCTTAAAGCGCTTCCACGCCGAAAGCTACCTGGTCCTCTCCCGGGCCATGGACACCCACGATGTGGGCCGGGGCCGGGAGGGGGTGGAGGAGGCCCTGAAGCGCCTCCGGTCCATCCCCTCCCTCTTCGTGGGGATTGACACGGACCTCCTCTACCCCGCCTGGGAGGTGCGGCACCTCGCCCGCCTGAGCGGGGGGCGCTACCGGGAGATCAAAAGCCCCCACGGGCACGACGCCTTCCTCATTGAAACGGACCAGGTGGAGGAGATTTTGGAGGGCTTCCTGCCCTAGCTACTTGCCCACGCAGAAGTTCTGGAAGACCCGGGCCACCACCGCCTCCGCCACCTCTCCCCGGCCGCGGAGGGCGCTTAGGGCCTCCAGGGCCTCCTGCAGGGCCAGGCCCATGAGGTCCTGGGGCAAGGAGAGGGCCTCAAGGAGCCTCTCCCGGATGCGGTGGAGGGCCTCCACCTGCCTTTCCGTGAGGAGGAACTCCCCAGCCCCCTCCCCGAGGAGGGCCCGGTGGATGGCCTCCTTGAGCCGGTCCATCCCCTCTCCCGTGCGGCTGGAAACGGGGAGGAAGGCGGGGTCTTCCCAGGCGGGGGGCAGGTCCGCCTTGGTGGCCACCTTCAGGGTGCGCTCCCAGGGCAAGGGGGGCGGGGCGGGCCTGGGGGCGGAGCGGTCGGCCACGTAGAGGATGAGGTCCGCCTCCTCGGCGATCCTCAGGGCCCTTTCCACACCG
It includes:
- a CDS encoding O-acetylhomoserine aminocarboxypropyltransferase/cysteine synthase family protein, with the protein product MRFETLQLHAGYEPEPTTLSRQVPIYPTTSYVFQSPEHAADLFALRAFGNIYSRIMNPTVDVLEKRLAALEGGKAALATSSGHAAQFLTLTTLAQAGDNIVSTPNLYGGTFNQFKVTLKRLGIEVRFTSREERPEEFLALTDERTRAWWVESVGNPALNIPDLEALAQAAREAGVALIVDNTFGMGGYLLRPLEWGAALVTHSLTKWVGGHGAVIAGGLVDGGSFPWDNGRYPLLTEPQPGYHGLRLTEAFGELAFIVKARVDGLRDQGQALGPFEAWVVLLGMETLSLRAERHVENTLHLAHWLKEHPKVAWVNYPGLEDHPHYPRAQKYFRGKPGAVLTFGLKEGYEGAKRFISRLKLISHLANVGDTRTLAIHPASTTHSQLSPEEQALAGVSPEMVRLSVGLEHVEDLKAELEEALA
- the metX gene encoding homoserine O-acetyltransferase MetX, which translates into the protein MSEITLEAWGDHEALLLKPPRSPLSIPPPKPRTAVLFPRREGFYTELGGFLPEVRLRFETYGRLSRKRDNAVLVFHALTGSAHLAGTYDEATFQSLSPLEQAFGREGWWDSLVGPGRILDPALYYVVSANHLGSCYGSTGPLSLDPRTGRPYGKDFPPLTIRDLARVQARLLDHLGVERATVIGGSLGGMVALEFALMYPERVKKLVVLAAPARHGPWARAFNHLARQAILQDPEYQKGHPAPKGMALARGIAMMSYRAPEGFEARWGGEPELGETYLDHQGEKFLKRFHAESYLVLSRAMDTHDVGRGREGVEEALKRLRSIPSLFVGIDTDLLYPAWEVRHLARLSGGRYREIKSPHGHDAFLIETDQVEEILEGFLP